The Nicotiana tabacum cultivar K326 chromosome 5, ASM71507v2, whole genome shotgun sequence sequence GCTAGGTAAAGAAAGGAGAGCCTCTTTATGAAATGTTGAACTCAGAAAATCAGCAAATGTCTTCTAACACAGTTGATAATCAAATTGATCAAGATCTTATTCTTGATCCGGGTGGGAGTGAGAGCTCTCAAACACAAAATCCTTCTGACGAATCTGAATTTCAACTACGAAAGAGTGCCAAGAAAAATATACCCAAACGTACTTATGAAATTGAAGATTATATTTTCTTGGTATCTCTTCATAGAAATGGATGAGCCAGAGTCTGTGATTGAGGCTTTATCGAGAGCTAAAAAAGATGAGTGGATGAAAGCaatgaaagaagaattagagTCCATGAAAACCAACAATGTCTGGAATCTAGTTGACCTTCCGCCTGGGCGTAGAGCCATTGGGAACAAATGGGTTCTCAAAGTCAAACGCAAAGCGGATGGGTCAATAGAAAGATACAAGGCACGGTTGGTGGAAAAATGTTTTACTTAAGAAGTTGGAAGAGATTATGAGGAAATATTTTTATCACTTGTAAAGTTTACCTCAATTCACTTACTTTTGGCTATTGTTGCACGTTTGGATTTGGAATTGCATTAAATGGACGTGAAGATAACTTTTTTCAATGAAGAACTAAACGAAGAAATCCACATAGAACAACCTGTAGGCTTCATCGTTAAAGGTCAAGAAAAGAAGGTCTGTAAATTGAAAAGATCTATTTATGGTCTGAAGAAATCTTCAAAGCAATGGTATTTACGATTTTACAAGGAGGTGATCTCGTATGATTTCACCATGATAAATGAAGACCATTGCATTTATGTGAAGAAGTCCAATGAGATGTTCataattctttctctttatgTGGATGGTATTTTATTAGCCAGAAATGATTTGGAGTATTTGAAGACTATCAAGTCATGGCTTTCAATGTCATTTAACATGAAAGATATGGGTGAGACCGACTATATCCTTGGAGTTAAGATTTAAAGAGACCGTTCCAAAAAGTTATTGAGTCTATCTCAAGAaacttatataaagaaaattttggagctttttcGCATAATAGTTGCAAATCCATGGATACTCCTATAGCGAGAGGTGAAACTTTAAGCCTTGAAATGTGTCCCAAGagtgaaaatgaaaaggaagacatGTCTCGAGTTTTATATTCAAGTGTTGTCGGGAGCTTGATGTACGTTATGATATGTACTCGCTCAGACATTTGTTATGTCGTAGGTCTGGTTAGCAGGTATCAATCCAATCCTAGAAGAGATCATTGGAAAACTATGAAGAGAATTTTTAGATACCTGAAAGGAACTGCAGATTATTCACTATGTTATAATGGAAATAATTTATACTTGAGAGGATATACAGAAGTTGATTGGGCTAGTGACCGGAATGATAGAAAATCAATATCCGGTTATGCCTTCTTACTAAATGGTGGTGCTATATCATGGAAAAGTAAGAAACAAACATGTACAACCATTTCAACGATGGAAGCTGAGTTAGTGGCTTGTGCGTCTGCAGTACAAGAAGGTGTTTGGTTGAAGAGATTTTTTGAGTATTGGATATTACAAAGAACTCTCAGGGTCTCATGACTctatattgtgatagtcaagcggctaTTGCATATACAAAATATCCTAAGTATCACAGCAAGACCAAACACATTGACATCAAGTATAACTTTGTGAGAGACATAGTAGCAAGTGGGGAGATTAATTGACAGTACATTCCTAGCGAAGCATGATAGCTGATCCTTTTACAAAAACAATATCTAGAGACCTGTTTGAGAAACATGTTATGGCTCTAGGTTTGCGAAGGATATGAACATATATTGTAAAATGATTTTAATGTTATAATATACTCATCAATATTTAACTCTTGAATTTATGCTTATATCTTGTATGCATGTGATGAATGTTTTGTTGATAAAGTGTGTCGAACAAGTCGCGAGATTGGATCTCTCACACGAGCAATCGCCTCTTACATTAAGAATCGTGAAGAGATGAGACCTTATAGAACCTTGGATAATGCGAGGTTATATTTACTTGTAAAGGTCGGTCTTGACAACTAATCAGACTTACGAATTTCACTATTCGATTATGACTTGTTTTGTAAGCTAGATGCGAGTTTCTCTAAGAAGATGGTTTAAGGATTATTGAAGTGAGAAACTCGGGTTAGACATTTGGAGGTGTCTAGACCAAAATCTGTACGGTGTTGAATGATTAAAAGAATAAGGAACACACGCCAATATAAGGTGAGAGCACCGTAACATGTGTTTCATACCGCGTGTGCTATCGACCATGGGATAATGGAAGAATGAATCTCTAATTCTTCATTGAGTGAGATCCCAAAGAAGTTATATCAACTTT is a genomic window containing:
- the LOC142180896 gene encoding secreted RxLR effector protein 161-like, with the protein product MDTPIARGETLSLEMCPKSENEKEDMSRVLYSSVVGSLMYVMICTRSDICYVVGLVSRYQSNPRRDHWKTMKRIFRYLKGTADYSLCYNGNNLYLRGYTEVDWASDRNDRKSISGYAFLLNGGAISWKSKKQTCTTISTMEAELVACASAVQEGVWLKRFFEYWILQRTLRVS